The DNA segment GCGGCAGAAATGTCAAAACGTGAGGACCTGGTATCCGTCGGCGAGAAGCGCCCGCACGCTGGGGTGTCCATCGTGCTCGTCCAGCAGGCGAACGCCGCAGGCTTGTACAGCATTGCGCACGCCAAAAGCGCCGGCGCAGAAAAGGCAAACGCCTTCAACCGCAGGCAAAATCTGCTGGAAAAGCGCGTGCCGCTTGTGCTGGGGGTCGGCGAGTTCCGGCACCCACCGCGTGCCTGCTCCGTCGAAGATGAGACGCACATCGTCGCCCTTTTCCAGGCATTCGCGCACCACCTCCATGGCGTTGACGACGCGCCCCAAATCGGCGTGCGTTTCGGTGTCGGCGAGGACGATCACGGCGAGTTTGAGCATCGCGTTTCCTCCTGAGGGGTTGGTTTGTGCGTGGTGTAGATGGCGTGATGGGGGAAACTCTTACCCAGGCGCGCGCAAATGCGCACGGGGCGGCTGGTTGCCGCCCCGTGTTCTGTTCAAGCGAGGATGCGCAGTTCAGCGTAGAGCCGCTCGATTTGCCGGGTAATGGCAGGCCAGCCAAACCGTTCAGCGCGTTTGACGCCGTTACGCCCCATTTCGCGCCGACGCTCAACG comes from the Ardenticatena maritima genome and includes:
- a CDS encoding DsrE family protein; translation: MLKLAVIVLADTETHADLGRVVNAMEVVRECLEKGDDVRLIFDGAGTRWVPELADPQHKRHALFQQILPAVEGVCLFCAGAFGVRNAVQACGVRLLDEHDGHPSVRALLADGYQVLTF